The genome window TTTGGGGCTCAAGCAGGCAAATGTTTCCAGGTGCTGACGAAAGCAGTGGGAATGAGCGAGTATGGCACAGTAGTGATGCTGTTCCAAGAATCCAGCGTGGGGTCATAGCAGTCCAGAGTTTTACACCGCTGTGTGCCAAAGTACCCGCCCACCACATACAGTTTGTTCCCTGATGCCACAGCCTGGCAGCTCATCCGCTTGGCTGTCACGTCGCCCACTTTAGTCCATTGGTAGCTCTCACTGCTGAACTTATAAGCCGAGCACGCTGAGAACTCTGTGTCCCCACCCATGACAAAGATCTGGTTCCCCAGCACAGCAGCGGCTGTGTAGCGCCACGGCTGTGGGCAGGAGGCTGGCACAGTCCATCGGTTCTCCTGTGGATCGTAGCACTGCACTTTGGGCAGCTTGTCATGGGTGACGCTGGTTCCTCCAAAGGCAAAGAGCTTGAGCTTGACACTGACCACTGCTGCATTGCTCACACCCTCTCTCAAAGGAGCGACCATGGTCCACTTGTTTGCCGCGGGGTCAAACTGCTCCACCTGTTTGAGTGATACAGACGGAGAGGCCGGGAGGCAGCCGGTCGCTGCGGTGTGACCTCCTACCACGTAGAGGCAGTGTTTCAGCTCTGCAGAGCCATGGCCAAACCTGGCAATGAGCATTGGTGCCGCCTTTGACCATTCCTCATGGACGGTGTCATAGACCCACACATCTTTGGAAACGCCATTCTCTGAGCCTCTCCCACCAGTGATGTACACCTTACAGCCGATGGCGCAGGCGCTGAACTCTTTCCTTGGGCTGGGGATGTCAGCTTTGGGGATGATCTCTTTGGCTTTCTGGTCTACCAGGTACAACTTGTCACACATGAAAGTCTGCCCTCCCAGAAGAAAGAGGGCATGGCTGGTTTTTCTTGGCCGAGCACACGGGCTGTTAACGACGCCATCATTCTGCAGGATCTTCAGCTTACACCGGATAGCTTCATCCACCAGCTCCTTGCTCTTGGCCTGGGCATTGATCAGCTCTTCTGTAGATACATTCTCCATGAGAAAGATGGCAGGCAGCAGGGCCAGGCGGACTGTTCTCAGGAGCTCCGGAAGGCTACAGTGTCTCTTTTCCAGGTCATAGTTGATCCAGTTAAGGGCAGCTTCATAAACCAGTCTCTCATCCTCTGTCTCCAGCTCCTCATGTGACAAAAGCTGCACCA of Micropterus dolomieu isolate WLL.071019.BEF.003 ecotype Adirondacks linkage group LG13, ASM2129224v1, whole genome shotgun sequence contains these proteins:
- the enc1 gene encoding ectoderm-neural cortex protein 1, with amino-acid sequence MKMSVCVHENRKSRASTGSMNIYLFHKSSYADSVLMHLNSLRQQRLFTDVLLHAGNRSFPCHRAVLAACSRYFEAMFSGGLRESQASEVDFRDSIHPEVLELLLDYAYSSRVVINEENAESLLEAGDMLEFQDIRDACAEFLERNLHPSNCLGMLLLSDAHQCTKLSELSWGMCLSNFPAICKTEDFLQLPKDMVVQLLSHEELETEDERLVYEAALNWINYDLEKRHCSLPELLRTVRLALLPAIFLMENVSTEELINAQAKSKELVDEAIRCKLKILQNDGVVNSPCARPRKTSHALFLLGGQTFMCDKLYLVDQKAKEIIPKADIPSPRKEFSACAIGCKVYITGGRGSENGVSKDVWVYDTVHEEWSKAAPMLIARFGHGSAELKHCLYVVGGHTAATGCLPASPSVSLKQVEQFDPAANKWTMVAPLREGVSNAAVVSVKLKLFAFGGTSVTHDKLPKVQCYDPQENRWTVPASCPQPWRYTAAAVLGNQIFVMGGDTEFSACSAYKFSSESYQWTKVGDVTAKRMSCQAVASGNKLYVVGGYFGTQRCKTLDCYDPTLDSWNSITTVPYSLIPTAFVSTWKHLPA